AGACCGTCACCCTCACCGACCTACGGCGCGGCGCCCCAGCGCAGCAAGCCCCGCTACGGCCATCCTGGTGCTACGGCACCCCCGGCATCGCCCGCGCCCAACAGCTCGCCGCGCAGGCCCTGCGCGACACCCAACGGCAGCACCTCGCCGAGGTCGCCTTCGCCGGCTGCGTCACCGACCCGGCGCAGATCGAGCTGCTCAGCGAGCACGGGCTGTGCCACGGCACTGCCGGGCTTCTGGCCACCGCCCGGCGCATCGCCGCCGATGCGCTCACCCCGACACCACTCGCCGCTATCGAAGACCTCCACCGGCAGGTCATCCCGGGTACCGACGTACCCGAGGGGCTGCTCGTCGGCACCACCGGAGCCGATCTCGCCGCCGTCGCCAGCACCGCAACCTCCTGGGACGCCTGCCTCCTGCTCGCCTGACGAAAGGGTCCGCCGTGGATGACAGCCCCTGGCAACAGATCAACATCAGCTACCCCGGCGATACCCCGCAGGAACGCGAGCAGCGCGCGGTCGACCACCTCGGACGGGTGCTTCCCGCTGCCGAGGCTGCCGGGCTGATCACCTCGTGGTGGGTCATCCGCAAAGGCGCCTGGCGGGTCCGCTACCTGCCCACCGGGCAGCAGCGCAGCCGAGAACGAGCACGCGAGCTGATCACCGACGGGGTGAGCTGGACCCCCGACATCTACGAATCCGAGACGCACGCCTTCGGCGGCGTGGACGCCATGTCCGCCGCGCACGCACTGTTCCACCACGACAGCCGCCACCTCCTCGCCTACCTCCACCGGCACCCGACCGATCGCCGGGAACGCTCGCTCGTTCTGTGCACCGCGCTCATGCGTGCGGCAGCGCTCGACCTCAACGAGCAGGGCGACGTCTGGGCACGAGTCGTCCAGCACCGCGCCGGCCACCTGCCGCCCGTCCCCGACCACCGCACGTGGGAAGGCTTCACCGACAACGTTCGCCACCTGCTCACCGGCACCGCCCGCACGACCGACGACTGGTACGCCGCTTTTGCCGACGCCGGCACGAGTCTCCAACGCCTACGCGAGACCGGCCGTCTCACCCGTGGACTCCGTGCCGTCATCGCACTCCACGTGATCTTCCACTGGAATCGGTTCGGGCTGTCCGCCCCCACCCAAGCCACCCTCGCGCAGGCGGCCACCGAAGCGATCTTCGGCGCCGCCCCCACTCCATCGGGCCGGCACGCGCCAGCGGTGAGCACCTGAACTCGCCTGCGAGGTTGCTCCGTTGCAGGACTCCGGGCTCCGCTGACGACAAGGAGTGTTCTTCGTGCCAACGCCCCGCACCAACAACGCCGGTCCCGACGATCCCGCGCCCGTGAACGTCCCTCGCCAGGCCAGCCGCGCCGCCGACGCCTCCGTGCTGCCGGAACTGCGCAGCATGTGGTGGGAGACCGGCATCCGGGCACGCGCGGAAACCGGGCTGCTCGGGGTGTTTGCCGAACTACCCGGCCTGGTCGCCGAGGCGCTCCGGATCAGTTGGCGCGCCGATCGAACCCGTACCTCGGTCGTCGCCGTGGCGACCGTCGGCGCGGCCGTGATGTCCACGCTCGGGCTCCTCGCCACTCAGCGGGTGCTGATCGAGCTGTTCGCTGGCGGCCCGACCCCGCAAAAGGTATGGGCGGCAGCGCCCGCGCTGGCGGCCCTGGCGGCGGCCATCGCCGTACGCGCCGGTGCCGGCATCGCCACCGGGTACGCGCTCAACGGACTGACCCCCAGAGTCAACCAGCAGGTAGAGCGGGTCCTCTTCGAGGTCACCACCGCCGTGCGCCTCGACGCGTTCGACGAGGACGCGTTCGCCGACGACATGGAACGCGCCTCGCGCGGCAACGAATCCGTGGTCGAGCTGGTGCAGGGCTCGATGAATCTCCTCGCGGGCCTCGCCGGGCTACTGGCCGTCACCGTGGCGGTCGTGGTGATCCACCCGCTGCTGCTCGTCGCCCTGCTGGTCGCCACCATCCCGAACGCCTGGGCATCGCTGCGCGCCGGCCACCTGCGATACCAAACGTTCCTGGCCGGCTCCGTGCGCCGCCGCCGACGCTGGCTACTGCACCGACTCATGGCCGAGCGATACTCCGCCGCCGAGCTGCGCTCCTACGGGCTCCGGCGGTTCCTCCTCGACCAGTACGACCGCGTCATGGGCGCCGAAACCGACGTCCAGCTCGCCCTGGCCCACCGGGTCACCACGACCACCAGCATCGGCTCGGTGATCAGCGGACTCGCCACCGGCGGCGTCTACGTGCTACTCGGCGCGCTGCTGCTGGACGGGCAGATCCCGCTCGCCGCCGCAGCCACCTGCGTGATCGCCGTGCAGGCCGCCCAGCGGGCACTATCCACCGTCACGCTGCACATCGACCGGGTGTTCACCGAGGGCCAGCACTTCGCCGACTACACCGGCTTCATGAGCCGCGCCGCCGACTACCTACCCGCCGACACCGATCCAGCCGTGGCCACCGAGGCCGCCCCGCTCGCCGAACTGGCCGTCAAGGGCGCCACCCTGACCTATCCGGACCGCGACACCCCGGCCGTCGCCGGTGTCGCCCTGACCATCGAGAAGGGGCAGACCGTCGCGTTCGTCGGCGAGAACGGCTCCGGCAAGACCACCCTCGCTGCCATGATCGCCGGACTGCGCACCCCCAGCGCCGGGACCATCACCTGGAACGGCCAGCCGCTGCACGACTACGACCAGCCCTCGCTAAGAGCGCGGATCGCCGTCGTGACGCAGGAGTACCACAAGTGGCCCTTCACCGCCGCCACGAACATCGCCCTCGGCGACGCCGACGGCGAACCCGACTCAAACCGGATCCAGGCCGCCGCCGTCCGCGCGGTGGCCCACGGCATGATCACCGAACTGCCGGACGGCTACGAGACCCTGCTCGACCGGACGTTCGCCGGTGGGCAGGACCTCTCCGGCGGGCAATGGCAGCGCATCACCGCCGCTCGAGGCTTCTACCGCACCGCAGACCTGCTCATCATGGACGAGCCGTCCTCAGCCCTCGACCCGCGCGCAGAGGACGCCCTGTTCCAAGCCATCCGGGACCGGCAAGGCCGGGCCACCACCATCCTGATCACCCACCGGCTCGCCAACGTCCGCCACGCCGACCGGATCTTCGTTCTGCACCACGGGCACCTGATGGAGGCCGGCAGCCACGACGAACTCATCGCGGCCGACGGCCTCTACGCCGAGCTGTACAACCTCCAGGCCGCGGGCTACCACGGCTCGGCCGAAGAAGCGGACAAATGATCATTGACCGCAGCCGGGCGGCTGACGATCGTCGGCACAACCGAGACCGTCGAGCGCGTCTTCCGCCCGCTGCGCATGTCACCGCTGTTCCCCAGGCCGGAATACCCACCGCACCCCGGATAGCCGCCCACGCGGCGGTCGGCGTACCGGAACGCCGTTGCCGGCGACAGCCTGGCCGACGATCAGACCCCCGGCGCCGATGGTCGACGAACCGGCCGCCAGTTTTCGCCCCACGGCGGGAGGTCGGGCGGGCGCGGAAGGTCGCCACAGCCGGGACCGTACGGCGGCAGTACGACCGGCGGACAGGCTCGCCCCCGATGTTCCCAGCGACGGTGCCCGCCACAGGTGCAGTCTTGGTCGTGTACTTCGACGGGCACCCACCGCGTCCCGCACGTCGGACACGAAGGCGGATCGTCGGCCGCGTCCCACTCGCGGATAGACCAGTAGCGGTAACTTTCGATCAAGACGTTTCGACGTGCAGCCATGACGGCCGCGCGTAGGGCTGCCGCGCTCGTCGCGGTGATGATGGCCTCCGAGGCGCCCGAAGGCGAGCCGCCCGGAACCCACCGAGCGGCAACACGCCAGGTCAACGGCCACCCCGCCACGTGGCGTGATCATACGCCTGATCGAACATCCGTTCGAGGAAGATCGGGGGCGTTCGAGTCAAGGCCGAACTGTCCTACCCGGCTGGCAACATGTGCGCATGTCGATCCCGCAGGCTCCACGGACGACCGGAACGCTGATGCTGCAGGTTCTGGGGAGGGTGGCGCCTTGTCCTCGCTGCGCGCACCAGATGCTGTGGGTCCTAGCCCTCTTGCCCGTAGCCCGGCCGAGGCCCGGTGAGTTCGTGAAGGTCGACCAGGAGGGCGCATTGGCGCTCGCCGAAGAGATCCTTCGGGGCGCCGACCAGGACATCGTGGCCCGGAGGTTGCAACCCCGGCCATCCGGTTCCCGAGGCGCCAGCTTCAACCCGAACACGTGCACCGGCTGCGGCGCGCAGGCGGACTGGCACGACTTCGATGCCGTCGTAGATGCATCGATCTACCACGGACAGGTCGAGGTGGCGCGCGGACGCGTCGGCGTACGCGATTGGCGCCGCGCCGTCGCCGCACAGCACACGGTCATCTGCTGGCTTCCGGAACGCTGACCATGACGCGCGTGACCCGTGTGCCGTCACTGCCCTGATTCCGACCCGGGGGCGGTGATGGCTATTCCGCGTCGTGGATGCCGCGCGTCGCCCCCCGTTTACCCCCCGAAAACCCCTTCCAAGTGTCGACCATTAGCGACGAACGTTGATCACCAGTCGGTCGCGTTCGTGCAGGTCAGTGACAGGTTTTGACGATCAGCGACATACCCCCGGCCGCTTTGGTTGTCAAGAAGAGGTCGTCGGTTCAAATCCGGCCACCCCGACCAGAGTTAAGGGCCTGACCAGCAGGAAATGCGGTCAGGCCCTTAAGTTTATCTATGCGTTTTTCAATCCCCCCGGAAACGCCGGAGGGCAATCAGATTCGCCGGGTGGGCGCGGGCCGTACGACGGTTCGTCTGGGCGGCCTGGGACTGCCCAGGGTCGCTTGCCGCCTGGCCGGGACCGAGCCTCTCGAGGATGTGGGGGCTGTCGGGGGCAACGGCCGGCTTGACGATGTAGTGCTTCTTGGTGATCACCTCGTCCTCATGGCCGAGTTGACCGGCGGCGTTCCTGGCGTCGGCCTCCTTGTCGATGAGGCTGGCGACGGTCTTGCGGGCAGTGTGCGGCGTGACCCATTCGAGGCCGGTGTCGACACGAGCTTGACGCCACTGACGCCGCACGTTCTGCGGCGACAGCCAGGTGCCGCGCCGGGACGCGAAGATCGCATCGTGAGGGTTGTTGGCTGCGGTGAGCTTGCGTGCTATCAACATGCCAACCGCGAAGCGAGGAAGCACGACGGTCCGATAGCCGGCGCCGGTCTTCGTCCACGCCTTGCCGGACGAACCCCTTGCCCTTCACATAGGCGATCGTGCCGCAGATGGTCAGGGTCGGCTCGGCTCTCGTAAGAGTCCGGTCGGCGAGAACCGGCGCCGCAGCGCCGAGGCCGCCGAGTTGGAGCGGCTGCGGCGGCGCGACGAGCGCCTTGAGGCGGACTTGGCGCGGACGAAGACCGCCCCTGCCCTCCTGCAGGGTCGGGTTGCGCAGTCAGTCGCGACCCACCGACGGTCCTCGGGCGCAACCTCTTCCGGGCCAGCATCGCGTCGACGGCCGCGTCAAGGGACTCCGGAGGGGCCGGCACGCGCAGCCGTTCGAACAACTCCAGCGGGGGGTTCATCCGCTCATCGGACAGGTAGCCGGACTCGTCGATCACCTCTCCGCCACCGCACTCGGCTAGCGCAAGCGTGGCGGCGATGGCCATCACCTGCGAGATCCGAGTCCGCTCGGCCGTCACCCAGGCGAACAATCCCGTATCCGGATCCGCCCGAACGCGGCTCGCTCTGGCAAACGCTCACGAGGGTCGAGGCCGAGTGTTCGATGACTTCGAAGATCATCTCCGCGACGACGGTGAGATATTCGCCGGGCGGAGGGGGCGCCACTCGATACGGATCGATGGTTTGCCGCAGGATTGACTTCGGCACCGGGTCACTGGGCTCGCCTCGACGCCGGGCGGCGGTAGCCTCCCGCGCCTCAACACTCCCCCGCAGACCCGGCTGGCCGAGCAGGCCGGCCAGCCGGACGTCCGTCAGGTCGAGCGCGTCCTGAAGGGTGAACGGACGGTTGACTCTGCTGATCCACTCGATCGCCATCGCTGTCGATCCTAGCTGCAGTCGCCCCCGAAGCAGCGGATCCAGCCGGTCTTGGTCTTGATGTGGATCTCCTTGATGTAGCCCTGGGTGGGGATGGCCCGCAAGGCTCCCTCGCCCTTCGCGAAATTGAGCATCCTTGCGTGGTCCATATTCGGTGCCTCGACGTAGAGGATGACGCCGCGGTGCGGCGTACCTGCTGATCCGGCTCAACCAGATCATGCACGGCTGGGACATCTTGTGGGTGCGCCGGAGGCTTGGAGCTTGTCAGGCGGGGGTGCGATGGGCAGCCAGCGGGAGCCAGCGCGGGCGCCGTCACACCGGCCACAGACCACGGAGATCGAACGGCCGGGGCGGACGTTACCCGGGCTACCGCTCGTCGAGCAGGTCGCGCAGCTCACGTAACGCTTCGCGGAGCTGGTCGGCAAACGTGTACATCATGCCGGCGACCGGGCGCGGGGTGCTGAGGTACAGGTTGAACCGGTCCGACAGCAGCACGTACGCGATCCCGATGCAGCGACTGCTGGTGGCCCCGAACCCGAAGTAGCGGATGCTGGTCGACGGCGCCGAGCTGGTGCTCAGGTAGTCGTCGCGCATCGTGAGCCACCCCGGCGTCTCGTACAGCCGGGACGACTCGGGCACGCCGAGCGCCGCCCCACGCCGTTTTTGGATCAGCTGCAGCTGCCACAGGTGCTGTTCGGGTGCCGCACCGGCCTGGCACTGCTTCGCGCGGTCGACATGCTTGTCGGCCGCGGCCCGGAACGCTGCCCGCCGCTCGTCGGGTGAAGCGGCAGGGTCCTCCGACGTGGCCACGAACCGCAGCACCTCGGGCGTGACGACGCGCATCGCCTCGGTCCGCCCCCGCAGGTACTGGCGGGTGGCGATGGACTCGTACGTGGCGCCGATGAAGCCCTTGGCCCGCTTGTGCGCGAGCTGGTATGCCATCTGCACGAACGCGTCCGGCGACATTCGTAGCCGTTTGACCTCGTCCACCCCGAACTCGTCGAAGGGCAGGGTCACGGTGGCGGTGTCCGCGCCGTATTGGGCGAACGACCGTGCCGCGGCGACGATGTCGGCCCGCAGCGCGTCGTCGAGCACGAACGTGATCGCCTCGATCGCCGGCACCCCCTGCGCCGTCGCACCCGACTGCGCGGCGTGTTCCTCGGGCGACGCGGCGAGCATCGTGTCGACGAAGCTGAGGACGGTGGTGCCGTCCAGCCCGCAGTGCTCGACGTTGATGCCGGCCGTGCCGTCGGCGAACACGATGAGCGACATTGCCTTGTCGAACCACCGGTTGCCGCTGTCGCCGTGCAGCAACTGGTCGCAGGCCGCCAGGTCGTCGGCCGGCGTCCGGTCCTCTAGGCACACGCAGAACAGTGCCGTCTCGACGGTGTCCAGAGCCGCGGCGTTGCCGGGATCCAAGGCCATCAGACGGTCCCTGGCCGCCGCCCACTCGGTCCGGGCCATCGTGGTGAGGTGACCAGCCGCGGTGGCCGTCGCGCCCCGTGCGACACCGGCCTTCTCCACCTCACGCAGGCCGGCCGCCAGGTTGTCGAGGGAGTACGGGCGCCCGTTTGGACCGACCACGTCCATCCGGAACGCGTTGCCGCGCTGGAACACCACGATGTGCCGCGCCGTCGACGGACCTGGCATCTCGTCGCTGTACGGCGCTCGAACGGTGTCCTGCATTGGTCCCGGGATGCGGGTGGTCGAGAACAGGAACTTGTTCTGCTCCATCGACAACGGCTGCCCGCGCGTCACGATCGGCGGGATGCGCTCGTCGTCGAGCTGGGTCTTGTAGTTCACGGCGGCAGCGATGAGCCTCGCCGCGCGCTCCACCTGCGGCTCGGCGAACCCGCGCAACGGCGTGTCGCGGAACAGGAAGACAAAGTTCGCGTTCAGCGCGATCCGGTCCCGGCGACCGAGATAGCGCGCCGGCCAGAACGTGTCCAACCAGCTGTGTGTGGCTGGATCCGCGTTGTACCGAACCAGATCGGCGTGCAGTTTCGGCCCCGGACCGTCGGCGCGACCGAACTCCTGCACCGCGGCCTTGGTGTCGGCGAACTCTTCCTCCGTCAGCAGCGGCGCAGACCACTCGAGGAACCGGGCGCAGGTGTCCTCCAGCGCGGGCAACGGCACCCGCGGCAGCGTGTCCTCGTTGTGGAACGTGCTCACGTGGTCTCCTGGAAACTCGCTGCTCATCGGGCGGCCTTCCGGGTCAGTGACTGGTCCACGTCAGGTCAAGGGGTCGGGAGCGCCGATGGGCCGGGAAACACAGCGCTGAGCGTACGCCGTCGGTCTCCAGACCGTCCGGATCAACGCCGGCGGCGGACGTCGTCTTCAGCACCTGCCACTGTTCCCGGTCGGCCGCGAAACGGCGCTGCCGGAACAGCCCGGTCCACCCGCACCGTGTCGCATCCGAGGGCCGCGAGGGCTGTCGGTGATCGGTGCGAACGGGAACATCCACAGCGGGAAGTCCGCCGTCCACGGCAACCCGTCGGAATTCAATGGTCGAGCTCACGCAGGGTGGTGAGATAGGCGCGGGGATCGTATTGCGTGGGGTGCGGCTCTGGTGAGGTGCGGCGACACGCTGTGTGGCCTGGGGATGTGTTACTGGTTGTGATGGTGAAAGGGATCCTCCCGCTATGTTCGTCGGTTGCGAGACACGAACATCAGCAAAGAGGGAGCCCGGTGCAAGAGTACGCATCCGAGACGGCGGACGATGCTTTCGCCGGCTCATCCGTGCGGTTCGGCGCGATGGTGGACTTCCTGTCCGGTGAGCATGCGGCGGGGATGACTCACGCCGAACTGGAGGAGCGGCTGCATACCGATGGCATGCGGTTGCTGTGTCAGTTGTTGCAGGACAGTCTGGATCTTCGTGCCAGTCGGGAGGAACGGCTCGACGAGGTGACCGACGCCGATAGCCATCTGCGGGGGTGGGCCGAGCGGGGGCGGCAGCGGACGCTGGCCACCCGGTTCGGTGAGGTGGTGGTGACGCGTATCGCCTACCGGGCGCGGGCGCGGGCCGATCTGAACCCGGCGGACGCGGTGTTGAACCTGCCCGTGGAGAAGCACTCGCATGGACTGCGCCGGTTGGCCGCGGCCGAGGCGGCCCGCGGCTCGTTCACCGACGCGGCGGCCGCGATTGAGCGGGCCACCACGGTGCGTATCGGGAAACGGCAGGTCGAGGCGTTGGCCGCCGCAGCGGCGATAGATGTGGATGCCTTCTACACCGCCCACGCCCCGGACTGGTCGGCCGATGATGATGTGCTGGCGTTGTCCTTCGACGCCAAAGGGGTGGTGATGCGCCCCGACGGGCTCCGCGCGGGCACCGCCAAGGCCGCGGTCAGCCAGAAACTGGCCGGCCGCCGGTCCAAGGGCGAGAAACGCAACCGCAAGCGGATGTGCGAGGTCGCCGCGGTCTTCGACGTGACCGGCAAGCCGCGCACCATCGCCGACATCCTGCCCGAGGACCCCGAAGCGGCCCAAACTGCTACCCCGGCGCCGGTCACCTCCGGCAAGTGGCTGCACGCCAGCGTGACCGACGACGCCGCGGCGGTGATCGCCGCCGGGTTCGCCGAGGCCGACCGCCGCGACCCCGACCACGCTCGGACCTGGATCGCCCTGGTCGACGGCAACACCCACCAGATCGACCGGATCCACGCCGAGGCCAAAACCCGCAAGATCACCTTGCCGGTTGTTGTGGACTTCATCCACGTCATCGAGTACCTCTGGAAGGCCACCTGGTGTTTCCACCCGGAGGGCGACCCGAACGCCGAACGGTGGGTCCGCGCCCAGGCCCGGCAGGTGTTGGCCGGACGGGCCGGCATAGTCGCCGCAGCCATCCGACGCAAGGCCACCTACCACGGCCTGGACCCCGGCAAACGCAAACCCGCCGATGTCGCCGCCGCCTACCTGCTGGCCAAAAAACCGTACCTGGACTACCCGACCGCGCTGGCCAACGGGTGGCCGATCGCCACCGGGGTGATCGAAGGCGCCTGCCGCCACCTGGTCAAAGATCGTATGGACGTCACCGGCGCTCGCTGGGGCCTCGACGGCGCCGAAGCAATCCTCAAACTCCGCACCCTGATCAGCAACGGCGACTTCGACCAGTACTGGACCTGGCACCTGGCCCAGGAACAACAACGCATCCACAACAGCCGCTACCTCGGCGGTGCCATCCCACAATAGACGATCACCTCAGAGGAGCCGCACCCTATTGCGTGTGGCTGCCGCCGAGCGAACTTTTCCAGTCCGGTCGAAACGCACGGGGCGACTCCTCGCGATTACTAATCCAGCAACTGGTCGACTCGCACGGCATTGCGCTCGGCGTCGCGGTGCGCGGGCAGGACCCGGCCGAACAGCTGCCGCGTACGGGCGGCGCTGCCCGTCACGCCGGGGCGTTCGGAGTAGGCGAAGATCGCCGAGTGCCGGGCGGTGGAACCGCGCACCGCGCTCACCCGGTGCAGCGCGTACCGGCCTTTGAACAGCTGGAGGTCACCAGGGCGCAGGGCCAGGGCCCGCACCGGTGAGCGGTCGGCGCCGGTGAGCACCGAACGGACGGCGCCGAAGTTCTCCGCGCCCGCCGAACGGATGTTCGGGCAGTACTCGAAGACGCCGCCCTCCTCCGGTTCCTGGGTCAGCATGCTGACGGTGAACTCGTTGGTGTCGAAGTGCCACGGGTGCTCCATGCCGGGCTGCACGACGTTGAGCACCAGGCCGGACAGCGGGTCGGCGAGCTCGTGCAGGTCCGGGAGTTCGAAGCAAGCGGCGACGAAGCGCACGAACGACGGGTCGATGTAGAGCCGGTGGATGACACTGTCGGTGGGGATCCGGTCGCGCGGGACGAACGCGTTGCCGCGATGCATGACGATGCGGCCTGGGTGCTCGGCCGGCAGGTCGTCGATCTCGATGTTGTAGACGTTGGTTTCCTCAACGTCGTAGTACGCCAGTGGGGCAACCCCGACGCCCTCCCGCCGCAGCGCCTCCCGTCTGCTCGGCACAATGAGCTGATCTCAGCGACGCGAATGTGTTGATTGGTACGACACGGGCGAACCGGGTCACGCCGGACGGTGCTGGAAGTGGGCGTGGAGCCATCGATAGACAGGTCTTTGCGACAAGATCCACGTCTTCGAGAGGGCTCCACGTGATTGCCTATCGTGCCATGGTCGACGTCCCCAGGGAACTCGTGCAGTACCTCGGCCGGCTGCTTGCCGCGCAACGCCGAGCCAAGGGGACACGGCGCGACACCCGCGCGTTGACCTGCTTCTACCAGGCACTCCTGGTGCTCGTCTGGTTCCGCAAAGGCGAGGACGCGACCCTGCTGGGCGCCGGGTTCGGCATCTCCCGGGCCACTGCGTACCGGTATATGGCCGAGGGTGTCGCAGTGTTGGCCGCGCAGGCCCAGGATCTACACACAGCCCTGCGCCGGGTCGCCGACGACGGCTGGTCGTACGTGATCCTGGACGGAAAGCTGTTCGACTGCGACCGGGTGGCCGAGACCACCCTCAGCGTCAAGGGCGACACGATCGACGCCTGGTATTCCGGCAAGCATCGTGACTTCGGCGGAAACGTTCAAGCGGTCATGCGCCCGGACGGCCTGCCGGTGTGGACCTCCGCGGCGATGCCGGGGCATCTGCACGATCTGACCTGCGCCCAACAGCAGGGCATCACGGCTGCCCTGAACTGGGCCGCCTCCGAACTCGACCTGCCTACCCTGGCCGACTCCGGTTACGAAGGCGCAGGTCAAGGCGTCAAAGTCCCGGTCAAGCAGCCCACCGACGGGCAGCGGCTCGCTCCCGACAACCGCGCCTACAACCGGCTGCTACGCGGACTGCGCTGGCAGGGCGAACGCGGCTTCGCGATCCTGGTCGGACGCTGGAAAACCCTCCGGCATACCACCGCCAGCCCACACCGGATCAGCGACATCCTCGCCGCCGCACTCCACCTGACCCATTTCGAGTACAAGTACCTACCGCAAAGTCGCTGAGATTACTTCAATGAACTCCGCCAGCACGCTGCATCCGAGTTCGCGCAGTTCGGTGCGCGTTCGGGAAACGATGCGCTCCCATGCGTCGCTTCCCGGGTCGGCCAGTGGATAG
The sequence above is a segment of the Micromonospora sp. WMMA1363 genome. Coding sequences within it:
- a CDS encoding thiopeptide-type bacteriocin biosynthesis protein, which translates into the protein MDDSPWQQINISYPGDTPQEREQRAVDHLGRVLPAAEAAGLITSWWVIRKGAWRVRYLPTGQQRSRERARELITDGVSWTPDIYESETHAFGGVDAMSAAHALFHHDSRHLLAYLHRHPTDRRERSLVLCTALMRAAALDLNEQGDVWARVVQHRAGHLPPVPDHRTWEGFTDNVRHLLTGTARTTDDWYAAFADAGTSLQRLRETGRLTRGLRAVIALHVIFHWNRFGLSAPTQATLAQAATEAIFGAAPTPSGRHAPAVST
- a CDS encoding ATP-binding cassette domain-containing protein, producing the protein MNVPRQASRAADASVLPELRSMWWETGIRARAETGLLGVFAELPGLVAEALRISWRADRTRTSVVAVATVGAAVMSTLGLLATQRVLIELFAGGPTPQKVWAAAPALAALAAAIAVRAGAGIATGYALNGLTPRVNQQVERVLFEVTTAVRLDAFDEDAFADDMERASRGNESVVELVQGSMNLLAGLAGLLAVTVAVVVIHPLLLVALLVATIPNAWASLRAGHLRYQTFLAGSVRRRRRWLLHRLMAERYSAAELRSYGLRRFLLDQYDRVMGAETDVQLALAHRVTTTTSIGSVISGLATGGVYVLLGALLLDGQIPLAAAATCVIAVQAAQRALSTVTLHIDRVFTEGQHFADYTGFMSRAADYLPADTDPAVATEAAPLAELAVKGATLTYPDRDTPAVAGVALTIEKGQTVAFVGENGSGKTTLAAMIAGLRTPSAGTITWNGQPLHDYDQPSLRARIAVVTQEYHKWPFTAATNIALGDADGEPDSNRIQAAAVRAVAHGMITELPDGYETLLDRTFAGGQDLSGGQWQRITAARGFYRTADLLIMDEPSSALDPRAEDALFQAIRDRQGRATTILITHRLANVRHADRIFVLHHGHLMEAGSHDELIAADGLYAELYNLQAAGYHGSAEEADK
- a CDS encoding choline/carnitine O-acyltransferase; protein product: MSTFHNEDTLPRVPLPALEDTCARFLEWSAPLLTEEEFADTKAAVQEFGRADGPGPKLHADLVRYNADPATHSWLDTFWPARYLGRRDRIALNANFVFLFRDTPLRGFAEPQVERAARLIAAAVNYKTQLDDERIPPIVTRGQPLSMEQNKFLFSTTRIPGPMQDTVRAPYSDEMPGPSTARHIVVFQRGNAFRMDVVGPNGRPYSLDNLAAGLREVEKAGVARGATATAAGHLTTMARTEWAAARDRLMALDPGNAAALDTVETALFCVCLEDRTPADDLAACDQLLHGDSGNRWFDKAMSLIVFADGTAGINVEHCGLDGTTVLSFVDTMLAASPEEHAAQSGATAQGVPAIEAITFVLDDALRADIVAAARSFAQYGADTATVTLPFDEFGVDEVKRLRMSPDAFVQMAYQLAHKRAKGFIGATYESIATRQYLRGRTEAMRVVTPEVLRFVATSEDPAASPDERRAAFRAAADKHVDRAKQCQAGAAPEQHLWQLQLIQKRRGAALGVPESSRLYETPGWLTMRDDYLSTSSAPSTSIRYFGFGATSSRCIGIAYVLLSDRFNLYLSTPRPVAGMMYTFADQLREALRELRDLLDER
- a CDS encoding ISKra4 family transposase, which codes for MVDFLSGEHAAGMTHAELEERLHTDGMRLLCQLLQDSLDLRASREERLDEVTDADSHLRGWAERGRQRTLATRFGEVVVTRIAYRARARADLNPADAVLNLPVEKHSHGLRRLAAAEAARGSFTDAAAAIERATTVRIGKRQVEALAAAAAIDVDAFYTAHAPDWSADDDVLALSFDAKGVVMRPDGLRAGTAKAAVSQKLAGRRSKGEKRNRKRMCEVAAVFDVTGKPRTIADILPEDPEAAQTATPAPVTSGKWLHASVTDDAAAVIAAGFAEADRRDPDHARTWIALVDGNTHQIDRIHAEAKTRKITLPVVVDFIHVIEYLWKATWCFHPEGDPNAERWVRAQARQVLAGRAGIVAAAIRRKATYHGLDPGKRKPADVAAAYLLAKKPYLDYPTALANGWPIATGVIEGACRHLVKDRMDVTGARWGLDGAEAILKLRTLISNGDFDQYWTWHLAQEQQRIHNSRYLGGAIPQ
- a CDS encoding arpA protein, producing the protein MVPSRREALRREGVGVAPLAYYDVEETNVYNIEIDDLPAEHPGRIVMHRGNAFVPRDRIPTDSVIHRLYIDPSFVRFVAACFELPDLHELADPLSGLVLNVVQPGMEHPWHFDTNEFTVSMLTQEPEEGGVFEYCPNIRSAGAENFGAVRSVLTGADRSPVRALALRPGDLQLFKGRYALHRVSAVRGSTARHSAIFAYSERPGVTGSAARTRQLFGRVLPAHRDAERNAVRVDQLLD
- a CDS encoding transposase family protein, yielding MIAYRAMVDVPRELVQYLGRLLAAQRRAKGTRRDTRALTCFYQALLVLVWFRKGEDATLLGAGFGISRATAYRYMAEGVAVLAAQAQDLHTALRRVADDGWSYVILDGKLFDCDRVAETTLSVKGDTIDAWYSGKHRDFGGNVQAVMRPDGLPVWTSAAMPGHLHDLTCAQQQGITAALNWAASELDLPTLADSGYEGAGQGVKVPVKQPTDGQRLAPDNRAYNRLLRGLRWQGERGFAILVGRWKTLRHTTASPHRISDILAAALHLTHFEYKYLPQSR